Proteins co-encoded in one Hyla sarda isolate aHylSar1 chromosome 4, aHylSar1.hap1, whole genome shotgun sequence genomic window:
- the LOC130267616 gene encoding E3 ubiquitin-protein ligase TRIM11-like — translation MASSALRDELDCSICLITYTDPVMLRCGHNFCRVCIDRVLDTLDQSGVYSCPECREQFQERPALMRNIALRKIMENFLVTDPTPTEPGIFCTYCVDSPVPAVKSCLHCEASLCDKHLRTHNKSPEHVLSEPRTSLENRKCSVHKKVLEYYCTEDAACICVYCSAGEHRGHQVEMMDEASEKKKKKLRNVLQKLITKREERVQKLEERRRKAQQKAAGEVERVTALFIDIRRQLDDLEKRALSEISRQEKEESLSLSALIHQLEIKKDELSRKMRHIEELCNMTDPLTVLQDPDTGDLCYPEEGEGDEDTGGHDKTHDVDDLDATVISDTFHTLCDIISGIRIYGEDPADILLDLNTAGNNLLISDDQKTATWTEEKQNRPETAERFQKYQVMSRRRFTSGRHYWDVEISRSGSMWRVGMCYLSINRRGDQSSIGNNNKSWSLYGEQGYINEYLVIHDGKVTQLPHNISSNRVRICLDYETGQLSFYELCDPIRHLHTFTTTFTEPLHAALCVWGGSIKILGGGRNWEKPS, via the coding sequence atggcgtcttctgctctgagagACGAGctggactgttccatctgtctgatcacttatacagatcctgtaaTGCTGAGATGTGGACACAACTTCTGCCGGGTCTGTATTGATCGTGTGCTAGATACACTGGACCAGTCTGGAGTTTATTCCTGTCCTGAATGTAGAGAACAGTTTCAGGAGCGGCCTGCACTGATGAGGAACATCGCTCTGAGGAAAATAATGGAGAACTTCCTGGTTACTGATCCAACACCGACAGAACCCGGGATCTTCTGCACTTACTGTGTGGACTCTCCTGTCCCTGCTGTGAAGTCCTGTCTGCACTGTGAGGCTTCTCTGTGTGATAAACATCTGAGAACTCACAACAAGTCACCAGAACACGTCTTATCTGAGCCCAGAACTTCTCTGGAGAACAGGAAATGTTCTGTCCATAAGAAGGTCCTGGAATATTACTGCACTGAGGACGCTGCTTGTATCTGTGTGTATTGTTCAGCAGGAGAACATCGGGGACACCAGGTGGAGATGATGGATGAGGCCtctgagaagaagaagaagaaactgAGAAATGTTCTCCAGAAACTGATCACGAAGAGAGAGGAAAGAGTCCAGAAACTGGAGGAGCGTAGGAGAAAAGCTCAACAAAAAgcagctggagaagtggagagagTCACTGCCCTGTTTATAGACATCAGGAGACAGCTGGACGACCTGGAGAAGAGGGCACTGAGTGAGATCTCCAGGCAGGAAAAGGAAGAGTCACTGTCACTGTCTGCTCTGATCCATCAGCTGGAAATAAAGAAGGACGAGCTGTCCAGGAAGATGAGACACATTGAGGAGCTGTGTAACATGACGGATCCACTGACTGTCTTACAGGATCCAGACACAGGTGACTTGTGTTATCCTGAGGAGGGGGAAGGGGATGAGGACACAGGGGGACATGATAAGACACATGATGTAGATGATCTGGATGCGACTGTGATCTCAGACACATTCCACACATTATGTGACATAATATCAGGTATAAGGATCTATGGGGAGGATCCTGCAGACATATTACTGGATCTAAACACGGCTGGTAATAATCTCCTTATATCAGATGACCAAAAAACTGcaacatggacagaagagaagcaGAATCGTCCAGAAACAGCAGAGAGATTCCAGAAATATCAGGTGATGAGCAGAAGGAGATTTACCTCAGGACGACATTACTGGGATGTGGAGATCAGTAGATCAGGATCGATGTGGAGGGTGGGGATGTGTTATCTCAGTATAAACAGGAGGGGAGATCAATCATCCATTGGAAATAATAACAAGTCCTGGAGTTTATATGGTGAGCAGGGGTATATTAATGAGTATTTAGTGATACATGACGGTAAAGTGACCCAGTTGCCTCACAATATCTCCAGTAATAGAGTCAGGATCTGTCTGGATTATGAGACCGGGCAGCTGTCCTTTTATGAGCTGTGTGACCCCATCAGACACTTACACACCTTCACCACCACCTTCACCGAGCCCCTTCATGCTGCATTATGTGTATGGGGAGGTTCTATAAAGATATTAGGGGGAGGCAGAAACTGGGAGAAACCATCATAA